In Xyrauchen texanus isolate HMW12.3.18 chromosome 45, RBS_HiC_50CHRs, whole genome shotgun sequence, a single window of DNA contains:
- the LOC127637199 gene encoding uncharacterized protein LOC127637199 isoform X1: MVLKESPLIWGVILCSLTWTLAWTFTPDEVSSVSSIFHRTTPPATETGMNNSEPPTTNYTVTGLSCASLLPPRRGSFYVEKGTGMSVGSVLVFWCLEGYQLVGSEKISCILHRDTPQWSNYPPDCEAIPKPEDRGLRVAVLASVVSSIVILAMSVSFIICCLQERMSKERIERTDSRSRSRDKHKSSWRSECWLEREEGDWEAFPPPKMYNLSQHLDPHLSLDSPVYMGGLDGYDNCGYQRSQENLLKAPLPGLYRTESQVYPHVVLQRVPTPTVPTAPTAPSAPIYLRLSTPPPTESHTERPVLPPYHKPSGTPQRPWP; encoded by the exons ATGGTTCTGAAAGAAAGCCCCCTCATATGGGGGGTCATCCTGTGCTCATTGACATGGACCTTGGCTTGGACTTTCACTCCAGATGAAGTGTCTTCAGTCAGTTCAATATTTCACAGGACCACTCCACCTGCCACTGAGACAGGGATGAACAACTCTGAGCCCCCCACCACCAATTACACAG TGACAGGCCTGAGCTGTGCATCACTGCTTCCCCCTCGGCGAGGTTCTTTCTATGTAGAGAAGGGCACTGGAATGTCTGTGGGCTCAGTGTTGGTGTTCTGGTGCCTCGAGGGATACCAGCTGGTGGGCAGTGAGAAAATCTCCTGCATCCTGCATAGAGACACCCCTCAGTGGAGCAACTACCCACCTGACTGTGAAG CCATTCCCAAACCAGAGGACAGAGGACTGAGAGTGGCTGTTCTTGCATCGGTAGTGAGCAGCATCGTCATCCTCGCCATGTCTGTGTCCTTCATCATCTGCTGTCTGCAGGAGCGCATGAGCAAAGAGAGGATAGAACGGACAGACAGTAGGAGCAG GTCGAGAGACAAGCATAAATCGTCCTGGAGAAGCGAGTGCTGGCTTGAAAGAGAGGAAGGAGACTGGGAGgcttttcctccaccaaaaatgtaCAATCTATCGCAGCACCTTGACCCACATCTGTCCCTTGACAGCCCGGTCTATATGGGAGGGTTAGATGGTTATGATAACTGTGGCTATCAGAG GAGTCAGGAAAATCTCCTTAAGGCGCCTCTTCCTGGACTCTATCGTACAGAGAGTCAGGTGTATCCACATGTGGTCCTGCAGAGGGTTCCCACACCCACGGTTCCCACTGCACCAACTGCGCCCAGCGCGCCCATCTACCTCCGACTCTCCACTCCTCCACCCACAGAAAGCCACACCGAACGGCCCGTTCTACCCCCGTACCACAAACCCAGTGGCACCCCACAGCGTCCGTGGCCATAG
- the LOC127637199 gene encoding uncharacterized protein LOC127637199 isoform X2, whose protein sequence is MVLKESPLIWGVILCSLTWTLAWTFTPDEVSSVSSIFHRTTPPATETGMNNSEPPTTNYTVTGLSCASLLPPRRGSFYVEKGTGMSVGSVLVFWCLEGYQLVGSEKISCILHRDTPQWSNYPPDCEAIPKPEDRGLRVAVLASVVSSIVILAMSVSFIICCLQERMSKERIERTDSRSRSQENLLKAPLPGLYRTESQVYPHVVLQRVPTPTVPTAPTAPSAPIYLRLSTPPPTESHTERPVLPPYHKPSGTPQRPWP, encoded by the exons ATGGTTCTGAAAGAAAGCCCCCTCATATGGGGGGTCATCCTGTGCTCATTGACATGGACCTTGGCTTGGACTTTCACTCCAGATGAAGTGTCTTCAGTCAGTTCAATATTTCACAGGACCACTCCACCTGCCACTGAGACAGGGATGAACAACTCTGAGCCCCCCACCACCAATTACACAG TGACAGGCCTGAGCTGTGCATCACTGCTTCCCCCTCGGCGAGGTTCTTTCTATGTAGAGAAGGGCACTGGAATGTCTGTGGGCTCAGTGTTGGTGTTCTGGTGCCTCGAGGGATACCAGCTGGTGGGCAGTGAGAAAATCTCCTGCATCCTGCATAGAGACACCCCTCAGTGGAGCAACTACCCACCTGACTGTGAAG CCATTCCCAAACCAGAGGACAGAGGACTGAGAGTGGCTGTTCTTGCATCGGTAGTGAGCAGCATCGTCATCCTCGCCATGTCTGTGTCCTTCATCATCTGCTGTCTGCAGGAGCGCATGAGCAAAGAGAGGATAGAACGGACAGACAGTAGGAGCAG GAGTCAGGAAAATCTCCTTAAGGCGCCTCTTCCTGGACTCTATCGTACAGAGAGTCAGGTGTATCCACATGTGGTCCTGCAGAGGGTTCCCACACCCACGGTTCCCACTGCACCAACTGCGCCCAGCGCGCCCATCTACCTCCGACTCTCCACTCCTCCACCCACAGAAAGCCACACCGAACGGCCCGTTCTACCCCCGTACCACAAACCCAGTGGCACCCCACAGCGTCCGTGGCCATAG